The proteins below come from a single Nocardiopsis gilva YIM 90087 genomic window:
- a CDS encoding beta-ketoacyl reductase: MEVHSIDSPSAGTDDGASPVVDLLWIELDAGWSPSVLARELDRATAPDVHEPRLRIGGDGVTVPRLVELPSSPQHDEWDGSVLITGGLTALFHLAGPLRIAPSRVSTTLTSQRSSPGKADGAQIVAESIHPVRLRTLVFFSSAAAVLRSAGQANYAAANGFLDGLVLRRSLHTLDRAEWAERLLAKLRSLVAEVLGDADAVESETEFTDMGVDSIMAIDMRTHAEEGLGVELSATVVLDHPTPKTLSEYLVEFLDGDEVPEKAGHGGGLAHEEGR, from the coding sequence GTGGAGGTTCACTCGATTGACTCGCCCTCGGCAGGTACCGACGACGGGGCGTCTCCCGTCGTCGACCTACTGTGGATCGAACTGGACGCGGGGTGGAGTCCGTCGGTACTAGCCCGGGAGCTCGACCGTGCAACGGCACCCGACGTGCACGAGCCGCGCCTGCGCATCGGCGGGGATGGAGTCACGGTCCCCCGACTCGTCGAGCTGCCAAGCTCCCCGCAACACGATGAGTGGGACGGAAGCGTCCTGATCACCGGAGGCCTGACGGCGCTCTTTCACCTCGCCGGACCCCTCCGGATCGCGCCCTCGAGAGTCTCGACCACGCTGACTTCGCAGAGGTCTTCGCCGGGGAAGGCCGACGGCGCTCAGATCGTCGCGGAATCCATACACCCTGTGCGGCTGAGAACGCTGGTGTTCTTCTCCTCCGCGGCCGCGGTCCTGCGCTCGGCGGGGCAGGCGAACTACGCGGCGGCCAACGGGTTTCTCGACGGTCTGGTCCTGCGCCGCTCCCTCCACACGCTGGATCGAGCGGAATGGGCTGAGAGGCTGCTGGCCAAACTGCGGTCGCTGGTCGCCGAGGTCCTGGGAGACGCCGATGCCGTCGAGAGCGAGACAGAGTTCACCGACATGGGCGTCGACTCGATTATGGCGATCGACATGCGTACCCACGCCGAAGAGGGTTTGGGCGTAGAACTCTCGGCCACCGTGGTTCTGGATCACCCCACTCCCAAGACCCTGAGCGAGTACCTGGTCGAGTTCTTGGACGGGGACGAAGTACCAGAGAAAGCCGGGCACGGAGGTGGACTCGCCCACGAGGAGGGACGATGA
- a CDS encoding NADPH-dependent FMN reductase encodes MAQWTVLGICGSLRQGSYNAELLRLAAELCPEVSIVGRQAAGRLPLFNPDIEDEEVIPEPAREFRSLADVSDGVIIASPEYAHGPSGVVKNAMDWLVGSGGLAGKPTLLMSASPGQAGGMRGHLPLIPTLTLMGAVPVDSVTVSGAPALVDDHGEFHDPAVRERMRLAMEAFSRALSYSRQKSENLRLVDSPTR; translated from the coding sequence ATGGCACAGTGGACCGTGTTGGGAATTTGTGGGAGCCTGCGGCAAGGGTCGTATAATGCTGAGCTATTGCGTCTTGCGGCTGAGCTCTGCCCAGAGGTATCGATCGTTGGCCGTCAAGCAGCTGGCCGTCTTCCCCTTTTCAATCCCGATATTGAGGATGAGGAAGTGATTCCGGAGCCAGCGAGAGAGTTTCGGTCGCTTGCTGATGTCTCCGACGGGGTCATCATCGCCTCACCCGAGTACGCTCACGGTCCTTCCGGTGTCGTCAAGAACGCCATGGACTGGTTGGTAGGTTCGGGTGGCCTCGCAGGGAAGCCGACGCTTCTCATGAGCGCGTCTCCCGGGCAGGCTGGCGGTATGCGCGGTCATCTGCCATTGATACCGACGTTAACGCTGATGGGTGCGGTTCCCGTCGATTCGGTGACGGTGTCCGGGGCACCCGCTCTGGTCGACGACCACGGTGAGTTCCATGATCCGGCGGTGCGCGAACGAATGAGGCTGGCCATGGAGGCCTTCTCCAGGGCACTGTCCTACTCCCGACAGAAGTCGGAGAACCTCCGATTGGTTGACTCCCCGACACGCTAA